From Pseudomonadota bacterium, a single genomic window includes:
- a CDS encoding nucleotidyltransferase family protein, translating into MASKINIPKQKLEEFCQQNRIRKLALFGSVLRDDFKTESDIDVLVEFEPEARVGFFELYDMEQALSNILGNRKVDLNTPKCLSKYFRDKVVATAEVQYVRQ; encoded by the coding sequence ATGGCAAGCAAAATAAATATTCCGAAGCAAAAATTAGAAGAATTTTGCCAACAGAACCGCATAAGGAAGCTTGCCCTTTTTGGATCAGTATTGAGGGACGATTTTAAAACAGAAAGCGATATTGATGTGTTGGTAGAATTTGAACCAGAGGCCAGGGTGGGGTTTTTTGAGCTTTACGACATGGAACAGGCATTGTCGAATATTCTTGGCAATAGAAAAGTGGACCTGAATACCCCTAAATGCTTGAGTAAGTATTTTCGGGATAAAGTTGTAGCAACCGCAGAGGTGCAGTATGTCAGACAATGA
- a CDS encoding DUF86 domain-containing protein, with product MSDNDPKIRLFHMRDYAQKIISLSNGKEKANLDEDEIFCLAMTRLIELIGEAASKYPKEKQSEYPQIPWPKIISMRNRLIHGYDFVDYDILWDAITINMPQLLAELEKILSPET from the coding sequence ATGTCAGACAATGATCCAAAAATAAGACTCTTTCATATGCGTGATTATGCGCAAAAGATTATATCTTTGTCTAATGGTAAAGAAAAAGCCAATCTGGATGAAGATGAGATATTCTGCCTTGCAATGACCCGGCTCATCGAGCTTATCGGAGAAGCTGCAAGCAAATATCCGAAAGAAAAGCAGAGCGAATATCCACAAATTCCATGGCCAAAAATAATCAGCATGCGGAACAGGTTAATCCATGGTTATGATTTTGTTGATTATGATATATTGTGGGATGCCATCACTATAAACATGCCGCAGCTTCTTGCTGAACTTGAGAAAATTCTTTCTCCTGAGACATAA
- a CDS encoding long-chain-fatty-acid--CoA ligase, with protein MSEALILKELSRYPIGTYADIIYRNALLRPDREAFIYGAQRISFSQYNARVNSLIRALQELGLKKGDGIGILSWNCLEYTDVYGAGMKGGFIVSPFSPRMQADELDYIINYSEVKVLFVGPELVEIVNQLRPRLQGVRHYISLEGIVPEMLTHDKLLETYSKEEPDVQIEEDDPFVIFYTSGTTGVPRGAVYTHLRKMEEARTKVLTAGLQPGNKHVMILPLFHIGGWSHFWAFFYVGACNVIMPQRSFDPAATLKTIEDEWATDVHIVPTQLVGMLALPDIDKYDLKSLKQIWYAASPMPLELLRKGIARFGAIFGQGYGQSESGPDIAILPLEFHQFPDMSPEEQKVLASCGQPCVWVHARIVDENDNDARPHEVGEIVMQSKAVMTGYWRKPVETRDVMANGWLHTGDMGYYDEKGFIYIVDRKKDMIITGGENVFPREIEEVLYKHPAVSEAAVIGVPDEKWVERVHAVITLKEGHEVGSDDITAFCREHLGRYKVPRSVEFVQSLPKNPQGKILKRQIREKYWQGRERKI; from the coding sequence ATGTCGGAAGCATTAATACTAAAAGAGCTTAGCCGCTACCCAATAGGCACCTATGCAGATATTATATACAGGAATGCGCTGCTTCGCCCTGACAGGGAGGCATTTATATACGGGGCTCAGAGGATCAGCTTTTCTCAATATAATGCCCGCGTGAATAGCCTTATCCGTGCACTCCAGGAACTTGGACTCAAGAAGGGTGACGGTATAGGCATCCTTTCCTGGAACTGTCTCGAATATACTGACGTCTACGGGGCGGGAATGAAGGGCGGATTCATTGTATCCCCATTCAGCCCAAGGATGCAGGCAGATGAGCTCGATTATATAATTAATTATTCTGAGGTCAAGGTACTCTTTGTAGGTCCGGAGTTGGTGGAAATAGTTAATCAGTTGAGACCTCGTCTGCAGGGAGTCAGACATTACATTTCCCTTGAGGGGATTGTTCCGGAAATGCTCACACATGATAAATTGCTCGAAACATATTCAAAAGAAGAACCGGATGTCCAGATTGAGGAGGATGACCCCTTCGTAATCTTTTATACCAGTGGAACCACCGGTGTTCCGCGCGGTGCAGTCTATACCCATTTGCGTAAGATGGAAGAGGCGCGCACCAAGGTGCTCACTGCGGGTCTTCAGCCGGGCAATAAGCATGTAATGATCCTGCCCCTGTTTCATATAGGCGGCTGGTCCCATTTCTGGGCGTTTTTTTATGTGGGTGCATGCAATGTGATCATGCCTCAGAGGTCCTTTGACCCTGCAGCTACCCTTAAGACCATTGAGGATGAGTGGGCAACGGATGTCCATATTGTTCCCACTCAGCTTGTAGGCATGCTGGCTCTGCCTGATATTGATAAGTATGATCTGAAAAGTCTCAAGCAGATATGGTATGCAGCCTCTCCGATGCCGTTGGAACTTCTGCGGAAAGGAATTGCCCGATTCGGTGCGATTTTCGGGCAGGGTTACGGACAGTCAGAGTCCGGACCTGATATAGCCATTCTTCCACTGGAATTCCATCAGTTTCCTGATATGTCTCCTGAAGAGCAAAAAGTGCTTGCTTCCTGCGGGCAGCCCTGCGTCTGGGTCCATGCAAGGATTGTGGATGAAAATGATAACGATGCAAGACCTCATGAAGTTGGAGAAATTGTGATGCAGAGCAAAGCCGTGATGACGGGCTACTGGCGTAAGCCTGTTGAAACACGCGATGTAATGGCCAATGGATGGCTCCACACCGGCGATATGGGTTATTATGACGAAAAAGGGTTTATTTATATTGTTGATAGAAAGAAAGACATGATCATCACAGGCGGGGAAAATGTCTTTCCCAGGGAAATTGAAGAAGTACTTTACAAACACCCGGCAGTATCGGAAGCTGCAGTCATCGGTGTACCCGATGAGAAATGGGTGGAGCGGGTGCATGCAGTAATAACTTTGAAAGAAGGACATGAGGTGGGAAGCGATGACATTACCGCCTTCTGCAGGGAACATCTTGGCCGGTACAAGGTTCCCAGATCAGTAGAATTTGTGCAGTCTCTTCCTAAGAACCCTCAGGGGAAGATATTGAAGCGGCAGATAAGGGAGAAATACTGGCAGGGACGTGAGAGGAAAATATAA